One window of the Lodderomyces elongisporus chromosome 6, complete sequence genome contains the following:
- the CAG1 gene encoding Guanine nucleotide-binding protein subunit alpha yields the protein MGCRVSTLIDEESDPFLQDKQLNDAINHSLHLSKAHSKNGIKLLLLGAGESGKSTVLKQLKVLHKGGFTQQERMQYSHVIWCDVIQQMKILIIQARKLKIPLDCDKEGSELIPYKQCVLRSDALTQIDTGVAGGNEFLSDYILKYDEKSKAKRKLNSTGVVEFLGDGKEVTEEKDFVDAETMHGVLANSPVSRLRYSKRDIVEAIQKLWTQDSGIKKCFERSNEFQFESSAEYYFNNVSKFADPYYVCSDMDILKGRIKTTGITETNFTIKSFPFKVLDAGGQRSERKKWIHCFDDITAVLFVLAISEYDQMLFEDEKVNRMHESIILFDQLCNSKWFANTPFILFLNKIDLFEEKIKRNPLKKYFPDYTGKSDDVNEAIKFFETNFMKMNRTNEPVYIHRTCATDTNSMKFVLSAVADMIIQQNLKKSGLM from the coding sequence ATGGGCTGCCGAGTAAGTACATTGATTGATGAAGAGTCGGATCCGTTTCTTCAAGATAAACAACTCAATGATGCTATCAACCATTCACTTCATTTGAGTAAAGCTCATTCTAAAAATGGCATCAAGCTACTATTACTCGGGGCTGGTGAATCCGGCAAGTCGACTGTGTTAAAACAATTGAAAGTTTTACACAAGGGCGGGTTTACACAACAGGAAAGAATGCAATATTCACATGTTATTTGGTGCGATGTGATTCAGCAAATGAAGATTTTAATTATCCAGGCTAGAAAGTTAAAGATCCCTTTGGATTGTGACAAAGAAGGTAGTGAGTTGATTCCGTATAAGCAGTGTGTCTTGCGTAGTGATGCATTAACACAGATTGATACGGGTGTTGCTGGGGGTAATGAGTTTCTAAGTGATTACATTTTGAAATATGACGAGAAATCAAAAGCCAAGAGGAAATTGAATAGTACTGGAGTAGTCGAGTTCTTGGGAGATGGTAAAGAAGTCACCGAGGAAAAAGATTTCGTAGATGCGGAAACAATGCACGGAGTTTTGGCCAACTCTCCAGTAAGTAGGTTGAGGTACTCAAAGAGGGATATTGTCGAGGCGATTCAGAAGCTATGGACTCAAGATTCAGGGATTAAAAAATGTTTTGAGAGATCTAATGAATTTCAGTTTGAAAGCAGTGCTGAGTACTACTTCAACAATGTGTCCAAATTTGCTGATCCTTATTATGTTTGTTCCGATATGGATATTTTAAAGGGCCGTATCAAAACGACGGGAATAACAGAAACTAACTTCACGATTAAGTCGTTCCCATTTAAAGTTCTTGATGCTGGTGGCCAACGTAgtgaaaggaaaaaatggATACACTGCTTTGATGATATTACCGCagtgttgtttgttcttgCAATTAGCGAGTATGATCAAATGCTATTTGAGGATGAGAAAGTCAATCGTATGCACGAATCcattattttgtttgatCAATTGTGCAACTCGAAATGGTTTGCAAACACGCCTttcatcttgtttttgaataaaATCGATTTATTTGAAGAGAAGATTAAACGAAACCCATTGAAAAAGTACTTTCCTGACTATACTGGTAAAAGTGATGACGTTAACGAAGCtataaagttttttgaaaCGAATTTTATGAAAATGAATCGGACTAATGAACCCGTTTATATTCATCGCACGTGTGCAACTGACACCAACTCAATGAAGTTTGTTCTCAGTGCAGTTGCTGATATGATTATACaacaaaatttaaaaaagagcGGTTTAATGTGA